The Macadamia integrifolia cultivar HAES 741 unplaced genomic scaffold, SCU_Mint_v3 scaffold1283, whole genome shotgun sequence genome has a segment encoding these proteins:
- the LOC122063300 gene encoding WUSCHEL-related homeobox 3-like, translated as MPLTASKRWCPTPEQLMILEELNRREIRTPNASQIRDITSHLSLYGRIEGKNVFYWFQNHKARDRQKLRRKLFNRKQQHLQQHQTQLHLLHQIESPSSASTVVSLRQTQFLPQGRESSNKMMMDSSARVELMEKPNSVSHEEWKRMMVVMNTSSTPSCNCPPKTLQLFPVTTKADLKDEGFKSEYHFSCFTTSTSNYYYTA; from the exons ATGCCTCTCACAGCTTCAAAGAGGTGGTGTCCCACACCAGAGCAGCTGATGATACTGGAGGAGCTCAACAGAAGAGAGATTAGAACTCCCAACGCGTCCCAGATACGAGACATAAcctcccacctctctctctatGGCAGGATTGAAGGCAAGAATGTCTTCTACTGGTTTCAGAACCACAAAGCCAGAGATCGTCAGAAGCTCCGCAGGAAACTTTTCAACCGAAAACAACAACATCTGCAGCAACACCAGACccaacttcatcttcttcatcagaTTGAATCTCCTTCTTCTGCTAGTACTGTTGTTTCTCTTCGTCAAACCCAGTTTCTTCCCCAG GGAAGAGAGTCATCAAACAAAATGATGATGGATAGTTCAGCAAGGGTGGAATTAATGGAGAAACCCAACTCAGTAAGCCATGAGgagtggaagaggatgatggtggtgatgaacACTAGTAGTACTCCTTCCTGTAACTGTCCTCCCAAGACCCTGCAACTCTTCCCTGTTACAACCAAGGCTGATCTTAAAGATGAGGGCTTCAAATCTGAGTACCATTTCTCCTGCTTCACCACCTCGACCTCCAACTATTATTACACTGCATGA
- the LOC122063288 gene encoding uncharacterized protein LOC122063288, whose protein sequence is MAMSQHRTFWSLGLGISFTRNLITWFLLIFSLLYILYSSNLLLTNRSLNCCTTHLSSSPQFLPDSNSKSNSNSFTTTITTRRFDTELKHIVFGIAASSKLWERRKQYIKQWWRPTKTRGVVWLDKPVRGRGNEGLPEIRISGNTSKFPYTNRQGSRSALRISRVVSEMARLGMEDVRWFVMGDDDTVFVVDNVVRVLSKYDHREFYYVGSPSESHVQNIFFSYTMAYGGGGFAISYPLAKALEKMQDQCIHRYPGLYGSDDRMQACMAELGVPLTREVGFHQYDVHGNLLGLLAAHPVTPLVSLHHLDIVDPIFPGMSRSRAIQHLLESSILDSASIMQQSICYDRNREWSISVSWGYVVQILRGVISPRELETPTRTFLNWYKRADYTGYSFNTRPVSKHPCQKPYIFYMGTTQYDHVKKQTLGIYSRHRARQPNCGWKMESPGAIDSIIVVKRPDHLRWQKSPRKDCCRVFPSSKRSTMYISVGNCQDGDIREL, encoded by the exons ATGGCTATGAGCCAACATCGCACATTCTGGTCATTAGGCTTGGGGATCAGCTTCACCAGAAACCTCATCACCTGGTTCCTCCTCATCTTCTCCTTGCTTTACATCCTCTACTCCTCCAATCTCCTCCTAACTAACCGTAGCTTGAATTGCTGCACAactcatctctcttcttctcctcaatTCCTTCCCgattccaattccaaatcaaattcaaattcctTTACTACAACAATAACGACCCGTCGATTCGACACGGAGCTCAAACACATCGTCTTCGGAATCGCAGCGTCGTCCAAGCTGTGGGAGCGCAGGAAGCAATACATCAAACAGTGGTGGAGACCCACGAAGACGAGAGGTGTGGTGTGGCTAGACAAGCCAGTGAGGGGACGTGGCAATGAAGGGCTACCTGAGATTCGGATCTCCGGGAACACTTCAAAGTTCCCTTACACGAACAGGCAGGGGAGTCGGTCGGCGCTGAGGATATCAAGGGTGGTCTCAGAGATGGCGAGGCTTGGGATGGAGGACGTGAGGTGGTTCGTAATGGGGGACGATGACACAGTGTTTGTGGTGGATAACGTGGTGAGGGTACTCTCCAAGTACGACCACCGCGAGTTCTATTATGTGGGGAGCCCCTCAGAGAGCCACGTTCAGAACATATTCTTCTCCTACACCATGGCTTATGGAGGAGGTGGGTTCGCTATTAGCTATCCCCTGGCAAAAGCTCTGGAGAAGATGCAGGATCAGTGCATCCATAGGTATCCTGGGTTGTATGGCAGTGACGACCGGATGCAAGCTTGTATGGCCGAGCTGGGTGTGCCCCTCACTAGAGAAGTTGGCTTTCATCAG TATGATGTGCATGGAAACCTGTTGGGCCTATTAGCTGCTCACCCTGTTACTCCACTAGTATCTTTGCACCACCTAGATATTGTGGATCCAATATTTCCAGGAATGAGCAGATCCAGAGCCATACAACACCTCCTTGAATCTAGCATACTCGACTCTGCCAGTATTATGCAACAATCCATCTGCTATGACAGGAACAGAGAGTGGTCGATTTCTGTCTCGTGGGGCTACGTTGTCCAGATCTTAAGAGGTGTCATTTCACCCAGAGAACTGGAGACTCCAACCAGAACATTCCTTAATTGGTATAAAAGAGCTGACTACACTGGATATTCATTCAATACTAGGCCTGTTTCTAAGCATCCTTGCCAAAAGCCTTATATTTTCTACATGGGCACTACTCAATATGACCATGTCAAGAAACAAACATTGGGTATCTATTCTCGACATAGAGCTCGACAACCCAACTGCGGTTGGAAAATGGAATCACCTGGAGCAATTGATTCCATCATTGTCGTGAAGAGACCAGACCATCTCCGGTGGCAGAAG TCACCAAGGAAGGATTGTTGTAGAGTTTTTCCATCAAGTAAGAGATCAACCATGTACATATCTGTGGGCAACTGTCAAGATGGAGACATTAGGGAATTATGA
- the LOC122063289 gene encoding uncharacterized protein LOC122063289 isoform X3, with protein MHREISSRVPSEQCCVNVSTPKLRRSSSTAQKMDDKEELHPISESTSIDSKKESSRNSSCHSGKWIHVIPVIVFICWFILWWFSHPVDVEKKDGRIVAVHRFMALPMDNTRDNLPTMLPPTSSNGLAPQELNNGTEPQQSVNVADKDGSIVSVHRFMAPPMENTTQDNLATMFPPTPSDGFAPQELNNGSELRKIM; from the exons ATGCACAGAGAAATCTCATCGCGTGTTCCTTCCGAGCAGTGCTGCGTCAATGTCTCAACTCCTAAATTGAGACGCTCTTCTAGTACTGCCCAGAAGATGGATGATAAGGAAGAACTTCATCCAATCTCTGAATCAACATCCATTGATAGCAAGAAGGAGAGCTCACGTAACAGTTCGTGTCATTCTGGGAAATGGATTCACGTTATTCCCGTGATTGTGTTCATTTGCTGGTTCATACTCTGGTGGTTCTCCCATCCCG TAGatgtggagaaaaaagatggaagGATTGTTGCTGTGCATCGATTCATGGCACTACCAATGGACAACACTCGGGACAATCTGCCAACCATGTTGCCTCCCACTTCATCCAACGGCTTGGCTCCTCAGGAACTGAACAATGGCACCGAGCCACAACAATCCG TAAATGTGGCGGATAAAGATGGAAGCATTGTTTCTGTACATCGATTCATGGCGCCACCAATGGAAAACACCACTCAGGACAATCTGGCAACCATGTTTCCTCCCACTCCATCTGACGGCTTCGCTCCTCAGGAACTGAACAATGGCAGTGAGCTGAGGAAAATCATGTGA
- the LOC122063289 gene encoding uncharacterized protein LOC122063289 isoform X1, producing MKREISSRAPSDHYCGNVSTPKLRYSAAQKMDDKEEHHQMSDPKSIDTKKKSSSHSSCHSRKCIHVIVLIVFICWFIVWWFSNPVNVEIKMKGFFSVHRFMAQPMNNIQDDLPTMLTPSPSNGLAPLELNSGSEIQQLVDVEKKDGRIVAVHRFMALPMDNTRDNLPTMLPPTSSNGLAPQELNNGTEPQQSVNVADKDGSIVSVHRFMAPPMENTTQDNLATMFPPTPSDGFAPQELNNGSELRKIM from the exons ATGAAAAGAGAAATCTCATCGCGTGCTCCATCCGACCATTACTGCGGCAATGTCTCAACTCCTAAATTGAGATACTCTGCTGCCCAGAAGATGGATGATAAGGAAGAGCATCATCAAATGTCAGACCCAAAATCCATTGATACCAAGAAGAAGAGTTCAAGTCACAGTTCGTGTCATTCCCGGAAATGTATTCACGTTATTGTCCTGATAGTGTTCATCTGCTGGTTCATAGTCTGGTGGTTCTCTAATCCTG TAAATGTGGAGATAAAGATGAAAGGGTTTTTTTCTGTACATCGATTCATGGCGCAACCAATGAACAACATTCAGGATGATCTGCCAACCATGTTGACTCCCTCTCCATCTAATGGCTTGGCTCCTCTGGAACTCAACAGTGGCAGTGAGATACAACAACTTG TAGatgtggagaaaaaagatggaagGATTGTTGCTGTGCATCGATTCATGGCACTACCAATGGACAACACTCGGGACAATCTGCCAACCATGTTGCCTCCCACTTCATCCAACGGCTTGGCTCCTCAGGAACTGAACAATGGCACCGAGCCACAACAATCCG TAAATGTGGCGGATAAAGATGGAAGCATTGTTTCTGTACATCGATTCATGGCGCCACCAATGGAAAACACCACTCAGGACAATCTGGCAACCATGTTTCCTCCCACTCCATCTGACGGCTTCGCTCCTCAGGAACTGAACAATGGCAGTGAGCTGAGGAAAATCATGTGA
- the LOC122063289 gene encoding uncharacterized protein LOC122063289 isoform X4 has product MHREISSRVPSEQCCVNVSTPKLRRSSSTAQKMDDKEELHPISESTSIDSKKESSRNSSCHSGKWIHVIPVIVFICWFILWWFSHPDVEKKDGRIVAVHRFMALPMDNTRDNLPTMLPPTSSNGLAPQELNNGTEPQQSVNVADKDGSIVSVHRFMAPPMENTTQDNLATMFPPTPSDGFAPQELNNGSELRKIM; this is encoded by the exons ATGCACAGAGAAATCTCATCGCGTGTTCCTTCCGAGCAGTGCTGCGTCAATGTCTCAACTCCTAAATTGAGACGCTCTTCTAGTACTGCCCAGAAGATGGATGATAAGGAAGAACTTCATCCAATCTCTGAATCAACATCCATTGATAGCAAGAAGGAGAGCTCACGTAACAGTTCGTGTCATTCTGGGAAATGGATTCACGTTATTCCCGTGATTGTGTTCATTTGCTGGTTCATACTCTGGTGGTTCTCCCATCCCG atgtggagaaaaaagatggaagGATTGTTGCTGTGCATCGATTCATGGCACTACCAATGGACAACACTCGGGACAATCTGCCAACCATGTTGCCTCCCACTTCATCCAACGGCTTGGCTCCTCAGGAACTGAACAATGGCACCGAGCCACAACAATCCG TAAATGTGGCGGATAAAGATGGAAGCATTGTTTCTGTACATCGATTCATGGCGCCACCAATGGAAAACACCACTCAGGACAATCTGGCAACCATGTTTCCTCCCACTCCATCTGACGGCTTCGCTCCTCAGGAACTGAACAATGGCAGTGAGCTGAGGAAAATCATGTGA
- the LOC122063286 gene encoding glutathione S-transferase L3-like, with amino-acid sequence MAAVVQDVLPPTLDSTSEPPTLFDGTTRLYISYICPFAQRTWIARNYKGLQEKIKLVPIDLQNRPAWYKEKVYSANKVPSLEHNNEIRGESLDLVKYIDSHFEGPSLLPDDPAKKEFAEQLLSYSDTFVGTVFSSFKGDLNADVGAVFDYLETALSKFDDGPFFLGQQFSVVDIAYAPFIERFQPLLLEIKNYDITTGRPKLATWIEEVNKIEAYKQTKRDPEEVLGVLKKKILGH; translated from the exons ATGGCGGCAGT TGTGCAGGATGTTCTACCCCCTACTCTTGATTCTACTTCCGAGCCACCCACTCTCTTTGATGGAACAACGAG GTTATACATATCTTACATATGCCCATTTGCTCAGCGTACTTGGATTGCGCGGAATTATAAG GGTTTGCAGGAAAAGATTAAGTTGGTTCCTATTGATCTGCAGAACAGGCCTGCCTGGTACAAGGAGAAAGTATATTCTGCAAACAAG GTTCCCTCCCTGGAGCACAACAATGAGATCAGAGGGGAGAGTCTTGATTTGGTTAAATACATTGATAGCCACTTTGAGGGGCCTTCCCTTCTCCCTGAT GATCCTGCAAAGAAAGAGTTTGCAGAGCAGTTGTTATCCTACTCTGACACCTTTGTTGGAACCgtcttttcttcatttaaaGGAGACCTTAATGCTGATGTTG GTGCTGTTTTTGATTACCTGGAAACGGCTCTCTCcaaatttgatgatggtcctttcttccttggccaACAATTCAGTGTG GTGGATATAGCCTATGCACCATTTATTGAAAGATTTCAACCATTATTATTGGAGATAAAGAATTATGACATCACCACCGGAAGGCCAAAGCTAGCTACATGGATTGAG GAAGTGAACAAGATCGAGGCCTACAAGCAAACTAAACGTGATCCAGAGGAGGTACTTGGAGtcctaaaaaaaaagatcttaG GTCATTGA
- the LOC122063283 gene encoding embryo-specific protein ATS3A-like, whose amino-acid sequence MLIMITIILAFTFLSLFINGVEPTNCSYSIVIETTCAPLAETTDVISIRFSDSSGNLVIVKHLKNPKLLYSPKGSGARKKGDLYHGFERCAIDMFEATGACMEKNVCSLYVKKFGSDGWRPGWVKVLRREDDGRVSPNSYPFYFRTFVPENVWFGFDYCTS is encoded by the coding sequence ATGCTGATCATGATCACCATCATCCTTGCCTTcacctttctttctctgtttatCAATGGAGTTGAACCAACCAATTGTTCTTACTCTATTGTGATTGAAACTACATGTGCACCATTAGCAGAAACCACAGATGTAATCAGTATCAGATTCAGTGATTCATCTGGAAATCTTGTCATAGTGAAGCATTTGAAGAACCCCAAATTGTTGTATTCTCCTAAAGGATCAGGtgcaaggaagaaaggagattTGTATCATGGGTTTGAAAGATGTGCTATTGATATGTTTGAAGCAACTGGAGCTTGCATGGAGAAGAATGTGTGTTCACTTTATGTGAAGAAGTTTGGTTCAGATGGATGGAGACCTGGTTGGGTTAAGGTTCTTCGTCGAGAAGATGATGGTCGTGTTTCGCCGAATTCATATCCGTTCTATTTCCGGACTTTTGTGCCGGAGAATGTCTGGTTTGGGTTTGATTATTGCACATCTTGA
- the LOC122063289 gene encoding uncharacterized protein LOC122063289 isoform X2, producing the protein MKREISSRAPSDHYCGNVSTPKLRYSAAQKMDDKEEHHQMSDPKSIDTKKKSSSHSSCHSRKCIHVIVLIVFICWFIVWWFSNPVNVEIKMKGFFSVHRFMAQPMNNIQDDLPTMLTPSPSNGLAPLELNSGSEIQQLDVEKKDGRIVAVHRFMALPMDNTRDNLPTMLPPTSSNGLAPQELNNGTEPQQSVNVADKDGSIVSVHRFMAPPMENTTQDNLATMFPPTPSDGFAPQELNNGSELRKIM; encoded by the exons ATGAAAAGAGAAATCTCATCGCGTGCTCCATCCGACCATTACTGCGGCAATGTCTCAACTCCTAAATTGAGATACTCTGCTGCCCAGAAGATGGATGATAAGGAAGAGCATCATCAAATGTCAGACCCAAAATCCATTGATACCAAGAAGAAGAGTTCAAGTCACAGTTCGTGTCATTCCCGGAAATGTATTCACGTTATTGTCCTGATAGTGTTCATCTGCTGGTTCATAGTCTGGTGGTTCTCTAATCCTG TAAATGTGGAGATAAAGATGAAAGGGTTTTTTTCTGTACATCGATTCATGGCGCAACCAATGAACAACATTCAGGATGATCTGCCAACCATGTTGACTCCCTCTCCATCTAATGGCTTGGCTCCTCTGGAACTCAACAGTGGCAGTGAGATACAACAACTTG atgtggagaaaaaagatggaagGATTGTTGCTGTGCATCGATTCATGGCACTACCAATGGACAACACTCGGGACAATCTGCCAACCATGTTGCCTCCCACTTCATCCAACGGCTTGGCTCCTCAGGAACTGAACAATGGCACCGAGCCACAACAATCCG TAAATGTGGCGGATAAAGATGGAAGCATTGTTTCTGTACATCGATTCATGGCGCCACCAATGGAAAACACCACTCAGGACAATCTGGCAACCATGTTTCCTCCCACTCCATCTGACGGCTTCGCTCCTCAGGAACTGAACAATGGCAGTGAGCTGAGGAAAATCATGTGA